CGAGGGGGGGCGGACGGGGATCGGGACGGCCTCCCGGGCGACGGGCGGACGGCCTGGGCGGCGCTCGAGGCACCGTGGCGGGCGGCGTTCGAGCAGGCGTGGGCGTCGTACGCCGCCGGCAGCCTCGGGATCGGCGCCGTGCTCACCGACCCCACCGGCGCGGTCGTCGCCACCGGCCGGAACCGCCTGCTCGAGACCGAGGCGCCGCCCGGCCAGGTCGCCGGGTCGACGGTCGCGCACGCCGAGGTCAACGCGCTGGCGTCGGTCCCCGTCGGGCGGGGCCGGCACCTCGCCATCTGGTCGACCCTCGAGCCGTGCCTCCAGTGCAGCGGGGCCATCGTCATGGCGGCCGTGCCGGTCGTCCGCTTCGCCGGCGGCGACCCGCTGTGCGACGGGCTCGCCGGCATCGCCGGCTGCACGCCCTTCGTCGCCGACCGCTGGCCGGCGCTGCACGGGCCCCGGCCCGACCGCTTCGGCACGCTCGGCGCCCTGCTCCCGCTGGCCCGGTTCGTCACCCTGGACCGCGGCGACGTGGTCGTCACCGCCTACACGGCCCGCCACCCGGACCTGGCCGACCTGGCCGGCGCGCTGGCGGCGTCCGGCGAGCTCGACCGGCTCGTCGCCGGGGGCGCGACGACGGCCGACGTCGTCGCCGCCCTCTGGGACCGCCTGCCCGTGCTCGCCTGATCAGCCGGCGGCGACGGCGACCGACAGCGCCGGCGCCAGGTCGCCGGCCGGCACCACCTCGACCCCGCCGAGGCCGAGCCAGGCCGACATCGCCCGCAGCTCCTCCGCCAATGCCGCCGCCACCTCCCGGTGGTCGACCTCGGGCTCGGCGTGCGCGGCCCGCACCTCGAGGACGCCGGCGGCGCGTTGGGCCTTGAGGTCGGCGCGGGCGACCAGGCGGTCCCCGAGCAGGAACGGCAGCACGTAGTAGCCGTAGACCCGCTTCGGCGCCGGCGTGTAGATCTCGATGCGGTAGCGGAACCCGTAGAGGCGCTCTGTGCGGTCCCGGAACCAGACGACCGGGTCGAACGGGGTGAGCAGCGCGGCCGCCTCCGCCCGCCGCGGGCGCCGGGCCTCGGGGTGCAGGTAGGCCGGCTGGCGCCATCCCTCGACCTCGGCCGGAAGCAGCCGCCCCTCGTCTACGAGCTCGGCGA
The Acidimicrobiales bacterium DNA segment above includes these coding regions:
- a CDS encoding nucleoside deaminase, with product MGRGGADGDRDGLPGDGRTAWAALEAPWRAAFEQAWASYAAGSLGIGAVLTDPTGAVVATGRNRLLETEAPPGQVAGSTVAHAEVNALASVPVGRGRHLAIWSTLEPCLQCSGAIVMAAVPVVRFAGGDPLCDGLAGIAGCTPFVADRWPALHGPRPDRFGTLGALLPLARFVTLDRGDVVVTAYTARHPDLADLAGALAASGELDRLVAGGATTADVVAALWDRLPVLA